The Arvicanthis niloticus isolate mArvNil1 chromosome 8, mArvNil1.pat.X, whole genome shotgun sequence genome segment ACTAAAGCATTTTATAGGTGAAAGTATTTTGCAGATTCCTGGCATAGAATAAGCACAATCTCAGTTTTAAAGTTATTAATAGTTTAGAATACATTGTTTCTCCAATGCATTTGGATTGAAGTCTGTTATGTTCATGAATCAATTGTTATTCTCAGCAAATTATGATTGATTCAGAAGCTCCATCTATTTAACTACAATTCAAATATACTTAATATAATTGGTCACAGGTTTTTGAGAAAGcattatattttctataaaatagtcCTCACCTAAATATGTAgtatctctccttccctttctagCTGACCCTTGAGTTCCTCTTCAACTCTGCAGCAAATTATGTATACACAAAATTTCCACAGCCCAATTTTGCAAGAGAtaagaataaagaatatataGTTTCTGTGGTGTTGGTCATCAGAGATTTATTCCCTAAGGTTCTGTTTTAACAAGAAGAGTTTTCTCACTCAGGGAACTGGTAAAATGGCAAAAGGGAAGTCCTAAAGTAAAtatttgaaagcaaaacaaaaccaaattcaaataaCAACAccgatttttaaaaataggagtaATCCATGCTTATAAGcttcaaaaatgaaatttttagtGAAATTTTACCTGATACTACCCTAGAACTATGGTCTAAGACAGTGTGGATATATATGAATCACATCCCAATACTGGTTAGGTGTTTGGCTTTCTGTGGCTAATGTAAAACACCAAGACGGGGAATATTTCTGTTATGTTTTGTGGTGTATTTcaaattgtgtttttgttttactgaAGTAAGAAACAGCAGAAAAGGAATAAAGATTTTTGTCTTATTATAAGGACAACTAATACTCATACCACTTACAATTTCTGAAAGCATGCCATATGTTAACTTGTGTAACATACAATAAAATACTTGCTTATATGAAAATTTATGCAAgtccataattttaaaattatataaatgaaaattaagaaattgAAACATAAAATTAGAGTGAAATTGGAataaaaacccccaaacaaccttTATGTGGTTTGATACTTGCCTTCAcattttctaacattttattgaaatacatattatttccaaagtggttgtaccagcttgaaatcccaccagtaACAGAATAGTGTTCCCCTTTcttcatatccttgccagcatctgctgtcacctgagtttttgatcttagccattctgattggtgtgaagtggaatctcagggtgcttgatttgcgtttccctgatggctaaggctgttgaacatttctttagattgTTCTCACCATTCaggatttctcagttgagaattcattgtttagctctgtacctcatttttaaattgggttacttgggtttctggagtttaacttcttgagttttttgtatactttggatactagccctccatcagatgtagggttgataaGAATCTTTTCCAAATTTGTTGGTTGCCAACTTaccttattgacagtgtcctttgccttactaaagcttttcagttttatgaggtcccatttgtcaattcttgatcttagagcctgagtccTTGGaaattctgttcagaaaattttcccctgtgccgatgtgtttgaggctcttccccactttctcttctattagatttagcatatctggttttatgtggaggtccttgatccacttggacttaattCTTCTACATCCAGGCCACCAGCTGAATCTATCTGGgggttctcagaaaattggaaatagttctacctgaagacccaagctataccactcctgggcatatacccaaaagatgttccaacatataacaaagacacatgcttcactatgttcatagcagccttatttataatagtcttATTTataaagctggaaacaacccagaagaatgaatacagaaaatgtagtacatttatacaatggagtactactcagctattaaagacagAGACTTCacgaattttgcaggcaaatgtatggaactagaaaatatcctgagtgaagtaactgtatttgtatctgtcttagtcaggtactggcagggcctctcagaggacagccataccaggcttctgtctgaatgcatttcttggcatcaggaATAGTGTTgggatttggtgtctgcaaatgggatggatcccaaggtgggacAGCATCTaattggcctttccttcagcctatgttccattttttgtccctgatGTTCGTTTGGATATCTGAGTTAACAATTTTGTGATggttgggtggccccattcctcaactggggggctgtgcctatctactggaagtaGTCTCTACAGTTTCTGTTTCCCATTTATTTCAGTTAAAGTCATCCCCATTTGGTCCTGGGACCATCTTGCTTCActgacatctgggactttctagtggctaacCACAGTTCcacatcccccactgctacatatttctatttgattttctgaccctctgtacttctctgcTGTCCtttccaatacctgatcctgtccccccttttccctccccattctttctccttctcaagtCCCACCCTTCctttacctcctgtgattattttgtcccACTTTCCATGTAGgattgaagtatccacactttggtctttcttcttcttaagctccatatggtttgtgggttgttttgtgggtattctgagctttttttttctaatacccacttatcagtgagtacacaccatgtgtattcttttgtgtctaggttacctcactcaggataatgttGCTAGAGATATTAGAAAAAGCAGGTGGTGCAACTGGCTGCTAACCTGACTcccatgttcctgctctaagttCCCGCACTAATGGTGACACCAGTTAGCCAGGAGCACCAGTGGGGACCCAGGAGACTTTGGCATGGCTATTGCCTCTGCCGATCAGCTCCATGGTATCCAGcctccaaagcccagggaataTCTGCTACTCCCCATGCAGTAGATATAACAATtccagtacccagtagaaataagactcctaatacttaaagattaatcaaatagatttatatatcaacaaatactcaatacacaagatgcccacacaattagaattgttaactcAAATTATCTAACCTTTATATGAGTAACtgctagagacaggaggataacaTCTGCGATCttgcctctcctcctttctcctccttcttcctccttcccaactcctagctctgcctaCCTTTTCTCTATCCAATGGCAGatctccactgcaaatacaatgggcaggaaaagtCCTgccacaggatgatattttctagtttcatccatttgccagcaaatttcataaagtcattgtttttaatagccaagtagtattccattgtgtaaatgtactatattttctgtatccattcttctgttgagggacatctgtattgtttccagcttcttgttattaaaaataaggctgctttgaacatagtggagcatgtgtccttgttatatgttggagcatcttttgagtatatactcaggagtggtatagctgggtcttcaggtagaactatttccagatttctgaggaactgccagattgatttccaaagtggttttaccagcttgcagttcCACTAACAAAAACATATCAAACATATCAAAATGATCACTTACCATGATCAActaggtttcatcccagggatgcagggatggttcaataaatggaaaactgtcaatgtaacccactatataaacaaactcaaaggaaaaaacctaCACACTCaactcattagatgctgaaaagcctttgacaaaatacaacaccccttcatgttaaaagtattggagagatcaggaattcaaggtccacatgtaaacagtaaaagcaatatacagcaaaccagtagccaacatcaaactaaatggagagaaacttgaagcaatcccactaaaatcagggactagacaaggttgcccattCTCCCCCGAtgtattcaatacagtactcCAAACTCTAGTCAGAGCAATTTGACAAACAAAAGGTGGTCAAAGGgatgcaaataggaaaggaagaattcaaaatatcactatttgcagatgatatgatagtatacataagtgaccccaaaaattccaccggAGAACTCCTTCAGCTAATAAACAATTTTAGcaaattggctggatataaaattaactcaaacaaatcagtagcctttctctactcaaaggataaatgggatgagaaagaaattagggaaatgacaaccttcactatcatcacaaataatatgaaatattttggtgtgactctaatcaagaaaatgacaagatctgtatgacaagaacttcaagtctctgaagaaagaaatcgaagaagaactctgaagatggaaagatcttccatgttcatggatcagtacgattaacatagtaaaaatggccatcttaccaaaagcaatctacagattcaatgaaatcgtTATTTCTTGACTGACAGACTAATATACAAGCACTTTCTAAGGTGACATTTCActcttttgatttaaaaaaattctgcaaTCTTTCACCTCATTACCTAAAAATTTATCCTATTAATACTCTTAATATTATCATTATTTGATTGGCCTTTGTCAATTATTATCAACATACTCCAGGCacaatttttagaaatataggtaaaaatattgtatttacaagtttataatataaaatgtctttatttaacTAATAAATTAATCTGTTAATTCTTTTGATAtatttcccattttaaaaatgcaaagaaaaaatatactggAATTTCTTCACACTAGGAACTTTTATTTTAACTGTCACAATGATAAAATTGGGAAAATGGCTAAAAGAAtgtatcataaaatatttatatttgagatacattaccaaaaaagaaaaccaaatctaATGAGACTGGTATTGGTAAATCTATGGctatgaaatgaaaaatattattctaaACCTATAATATATTGATATAGAAATAATATTTGGAAGATTTCCActgaatttataattttaaaatcctcTAATGTTCAGTctcaaataacattatacagtgAATCTTTTTTTGTTAGAGCAAGATACTATAGCATAtaccaaataattttattatagtcCTTTAGTCccaaataacattatacagtgaatctttttatttgttaaagCAATATACTATAGAATATGCCAAATAATTTTATTATCGGTTTGAATTAACAGATAATTTTACATAGTTTGTTTCATAGTagctaatatttttaatatttagaggCGTGTGCTCATTTTTTCAACAAAAATGTTGTGTAGGGCCACTTTTACATCTGAATTTCTAAAGCTATAAATCACAGGATTTAGGCTGGGAGGTAACAGAGAGTAGAACACTGACATAAAGAGGTTCAGTGATGATGGGGATTTTGCCGTTGAACCTAAATATGCAACAAATCCAGAAGAGAGAAATAAGGTTACCACAGTAAGATGGGGTATACAGgtagagaaaattttaaatcttccTTGTATAGAAGGAATTCTTAGGATTATAGTGAAAATGCAAACATAGGAAATAACCATCAATATAAAACATGTGAAGGCAAAACAACagctaataataataaacacatatTCTAGAATTtggtctccaaaacaaacaagtcTAAGAAGTGATGGGATATCACAGAAGAATTGATACACTACATTTGGACCACAGAAATGGACAGAGAACGTTCCTGTGGCATGAACAGACCCATAGAtacacccactgagccatgctgCTGCCACCATCTGAACACAGGCATCTTTATTCATTCTGGCTTCATAGTGCAGAGGGAAGCAAATGGCAGCATAACGGTCATAGGACATCACCAAAAGCAGGGCAAATTCAGTGCCTGCCAAAAGTATAACACAAAAAACTTGTAAAACACATCCCAGGAAGGAGATGGAATGTGTGTTAGTTACAGAGTTCATGATGGATTTGGGAACAGTGACAGAAATATAACAGATATCAATCAGGGACAAATTCTTCAGAAAGAAATACATAGGGGACTGTAGATGCTGGTCTACAGTAGTAATGGTGATAATGAGGAAGTTTCCCACTAGTGCTCCCAGGTAAATCAAGAAGAAAAGTGTGGCACACAAAGTCTGCAGCACCTGTTCATCTGGGTATCCTGTGAGCAAGAATTCCATGTATTCTGTTGTGTTGGCTACTATATCAGTCATTGTGATTCCTGTCTGGGGGAAATACAAGGGAAACTATTATTATTGCTCCACTTACTTATATCCTCCTCTTCTAATTTTgtgagcttttaaaaatttaagtaattACTGATTTGTTTTATTCAGTTCTCATTGACATTTTTGGAATATGATATTATAGGGTGAATGACATCTTTTTATCAATTATGTACAGTTATCAATTATGTGCAGTACATTTtataaaagagtttttaaaacagtttatCTTTTGTAAAGAGGTATTAAAAACAGTTACCAAAATGTGGGATAATGTTATCAAATGATATCATGAACTTTATAtagtaaatagaaataaatagccCATTCAGGTTatacaaaaaagaatatattgactttaataaaatatttaaagtagtaGAATTTTTAGCATTAAAAAGTTTGATATCAATTATACTTACAAATCTGTTTCACTCCCCAGAAGAATGGTTTATAAGATGAAAGGGTATGTGGAAAATTTCAGCTACTTCTCTCCTTATTTTTCTCTACTGTGTAATAAATAGTACAGataagaaaacataaatgaaCAGAGGACAAAATTCTTTTTACGAGATAAATGTGGGATAATATCAGGGATGAGAAGGGAGGTCCATGAGAGGATAATGGGGTGAAGATGACCACAAAAATGATACACACCTAGGAATTTATCATTAACTCATTacttttctaaaacaaaagaaatacctTTAATTGTTATCCAAGCATGTTAGATATGTTAGACATATTTTTTCAACAAATAAtgcttataattttaatatggtaaaaataaaatttacagatcaaagaaattttaaaaattcacaattaaaaatgggaagataaatatacaaaggcAATAATATCAACATGGATTACATAAATAGACAAATCAACCAGAAAAAATTGAGTTCATTACTTGTAAGCATCCTGTTAGTTATCATGGGAAATAATGATAACAAAAGTAGTGGGATGATGTATATagtttctcaataaagaaaatctCTCACCTAGAATCTATATACATCAATTATCCCCTTAAAGTTAAGGCTATCTTAACATTTCTTCAGAGGAATAAAAATTGATGGTATTTATGAGGAGCTATGATAGTTATTATTGATTGTCAACAGGATCTAGAGTCTCCCATGAGCCTCTGTAGGATACCTGTGAAAAGTTATCTACATTTGTTCAATTGAAatgggaagactcaccctaaGAGTAGACAGCACTGTTTTATAAGGATAGGTTCCAGACTGTATAAAAAGAAAGCTACCTGAATATCAACATTCATCACCTTTACCTTCCTGCCTGCAGATACAGTTGCTTCCTCAAGCTCCTGCTACCATCACCCTGTTGTCATGATGGACAATAATCTTGAATTAGGAACCAAAATAAACACGTTTACCTTTTGCACtccaaaagatgaaaaataaaagtaaactttaATGGTAAATATTTTTAGGAATTTAAAGTTCAACAATTTTTTCTGATAATAGAAACATCATAttctttaaacaaaattaaagattaaaatggAATATTAAAAGTTATACAGAAAAATTAAGGCAGCAGGTATATTACATATTGGGGCAAATATAAAGATTTTTCAATTTgctattttatttccttacaaACCTAATTTCATTATAAAAACTTGTTAAAACTATTTTAGATTAATAtctaagaaaattgaaatgtgtggtaataatttttaaaataccaatgaatattactataatgaaatatgtttttatattatataaagtgACATGTCATTGAATGTAACCTATGATATGTTAGAGTCATACTGCAAATTATGAAATCATCAGGTCAAATTAAAGTTGGTAAGGAAAATGTAtagataaaatgaaatatgaatacttaatttataaaaaagaaagaataggggCTATTAAAGGGCACATTgatcaaacagaaaacaaaatgaaaaattttaaatataaattcaagCATGAATACTTACATCAAAATAAATGTACTGCATAgcatttatctgtgtgtgtactgCATTTTAACCATCTATTTGTCCTTTGATGAGCAATTGAGAGTATAGATGTCTGTATCATACTGATTTAATGTTGTTATGTTTTGAAAGTGTAAAAATTCTATCACCATACATATGAATTTAAAATACTTTGcatcaaatttaaaaatctctAGACATAAGGAAAAATACTGTACATCTTTAGCAATATGTAGACTATAAAACAATTGCTGAAGTAGAGATAATAACAACACTTGAGATTCAGAGTTGGAAAAAATGGATGGCTGTTGGTCTAAATATGCAAAGCTATAGTTGAACAGGCAGAAGAAATATATGCTTTGGCATTTATGGATATGCTGATTAGCCTCATTCACCATGTCCATACTGAATACATATATTACAAAATTATGTACTTAGATTATATACAactataattatataaaacattaaaatataaaatgaattcataaataaataataattgaacactttaacaaaaaaaattaaagttagtaAACTTTATAAAATACCTAATTAAGTGCTAAGACAGATGTCACAAGTGGATGGGTAAGTATAAAACTGATATAACCAGagtaaaataacataaatatcaTCAAACAtgggaacaaagagaaaaaaatatttacaactaAATTCATAAGCATCTGAAGTTTATAGTAACAAATTCAATGTTGaagcaaaattttaaacaaaacacacaaacctgAAGTCAGAAATACATCTATAAATATCATTAGAAAATACATACTTTTTTATCAGTGATTGatagaataaatagaaaatataagtaaatgtaTTAGAAgacttaaaatattataaataagttTACATGTTATACATATAGACCAacacacatttatttcttttgacaTTTATGTCTATCACTAATATGTTTGATGTCTATGTCATCACTAATGATTATGAACAAATTaacaaaccacaaagaaaaattactttaaaaacttCAAACTATACAATcagattttaattaaattaagaaTCAGTATGACTACATGAAAATTCTAAGATATTAAATTTAAGCATTTTTTAATCTAAGACAGTCACAGATAATTTGAACTAAATTATATGCAACTAAACAGAGATAACTTTGTGTGATATCTGTAACCAAAACATTATTACATGTAGTTTCATTGttccatatttttatattacaaaagaagaaatgtcaaAACTCAGTTATCCAAACCGAATTctaaatatgcatttaaaaagaCTACATTAACTCATAAGTCTATAAGAAATTATAAAGAATTAATAGTAGTCTTTATAatgaaaacagcaacagaaacaatgCATGTATACTACCCAGACATTTGAACAAAATGTACAAATtaacaatgaaaacattttaagcagcctcattttaaataagaatagATTTAAAAGCCTAAGACTATTCCCCACCACTCCATGAGCATTGGAAAAGACACATCAGTTATCTGCATTTGTTCTCAGTTGTCTTTACTATTCTTTATGCAAGATAGGTAatgatttaacattttaaatataagtttTGTAGGTAAATGTGTTTAATGATTCTCCATTTTAAATGTGATTAAACATAGCTCTGTAATCATATTCAAATTTTGAATGAAAATAACTGGGTTTTGAAACTTACCAGCTGAACAGTCATCCCTAGAGATAATTGGATTAAACATTATGATTAGGAGCAGACAAAGATTTTGAGTTCTGCCAATGTGGCTTCCAAACATATCCTGGAAAAGTTTGGGGGGGAAACTGGGTATCTTGAAAGATTTTAGCACAAGGAAATGATGTTTCTCTAGGTAAAAACACTAATTACTCTGATTTGATCTAAATTAATGCAAACACATTAAAGGAAATTTAGATTTTTGTGTAAATCTGCTCTCCTACAAACATGTGAAAATCCATAATTCAGACTCACCTGGTATAACTCAAAATGctgggtttaattttttttaggagCTCTTCTGCTGTTCAATGTGTTGGGAAGGACTTCAGTGAATTTCATCTTATCTAAAGGACTTGCCTTTTTTTAATGAGGTTGGAATGATTTTCAACTGGTTATACTTCATTCATCTCCTGGGAAAATTGTGGATTGAGGGAAAACACAATTGTTGTAGGAGAAATACATGATTGTGGTTCTTTATGGAGCTTTATTCACCCAGGACATTATTATAATCCACTCATGCTCTGGCTTGTCCCATGGTGCGACACTGAAAGTTCTACTTGGCCTCCCAACATACCAGACAGTGCCCAGTACACTTGTCCCACTGCCCTACTGAAGGCAGACCTAACAGCATTAtaccagaattctcaacagagactctaaaagccacaAGATTCTGGACATATGTCattcagaccctaagagaaaacaaatgccagtccaggatATTATTTCCAGCAAAACTGTCAACCATCATAGacggagaaaccaaaatattctatgacaaaaccaaatttaaataatatctttttactaatccagccctacagagagTCCTAGAAGGAAAtaatacccaagaaaacacaagaaattaaatatttcacaacaaacccaaaagaagataatcatACACACATAGTACTAcctccagcaacaaaaataacaggaactaacaatcatctgtctttaatatctctccgcatcaatggattcaattccccaataaaaagacacaggccaACAGACttgatacttaaacaggacccagcattttgttggatacaggaaacacacatcagtgacaaacacagacactacctcagagtaaaggtctggaaaaagttttccaagcaattGGTGGAAAGAAACATCT includes the following:
- the LOC117713512 gene encoding olfactory receptor 14A16-like — encoded protein: MTDIVANTTEYMEFLLTGYPDEQVLQTLCATLFFLIYLGALVGNFLIITITTVDQHLQSPMYFFLKNLSLIDICYISVTVPKSIMNSVTNTHSISFLGCVLQVFCVILLAGTEFALLLVMSYDRYAAICFPLHYEARMNKDACVQMVAAAWLSGCIYGSVHATGTFSVHFCGPNVVYQFFCDIPSLLRLVCFGDQILEYVFIIISCCFAFTCFILMVISYVCIFTIILRIPSIQGRFKIFSTCIPHLTVVTLFLSSGFVAYLGSTAKSPSSLNLFMSVFYSLLPPSLNPVIYSFRNSDVKVALHNIFVEKMSTRL